Below is a window of Marinitoga litoralis DNA.
TACAAATTGGTAAATATTTACAATCTTCACATACTTTATCTGTGATATGATTTTCTAACATTTGTGAATATTTTTGTAAAAATCTTTCTGGATTATTAATAAATTCATTATATGAGCAAATTTTAAATTCTTCTATGCCTATACCAGATATACAATTATATAGATCACCATTAGGAGCTATTATAATATCACTTTCTTTATTATATGTACATGGCCAGACATTTAAGAAGTCTACTACATTTAATCCATTTGTTAAAATATTTTTTAGTGTTTCAATATATATTTTACCATACACTTTTAAAGAATTCCTGTATGGAATTCTTATATGTATTTATAATAATATTTTTGATATTTCATCAACGTATTCCTTTTTTTTACTATATACAATAATAACTTTATTTTTATTTTTATAAACATTGAAATAATACCCATTATATTCTTGAGCAATAAAATAGTAATCAATTATTATTATCGAGATATTTGTTTTTATTTTCATAAAATTTTTTTCTTCTAACTTGTTTTCTATTTTTTTAAAAAATTTTTTTGCGGTTTTGTTATCTAAAAACTCGTAATATTCTAAATTTACATTATTTTTATCGCTTTCAGATTTCTTGATTTCTACTAACATAATATTTTTTAATTGTTCATTATTAATATTTTTCTTAAAAAAACTTTCATTTAGAGTATGATGAAGAAACTTTTTGTCATTTATAATTTTATTTATTTCGTTGTATTCATTTATTTTAAATTTTAGAGAAAATCCTATACTTGATATTAAAATTATTAACACTATTACTAATGATATAATAGGGAATTTTTTTAACATTGTGACATAACACCTCCAATTAAATCATTTTTTTACTTTTTAAATACATTAAAACTTCCTTTTCTATGTTCCCTTTTATTTTAAAACATCCGCTTTCATGATAAGATTTATGCTTCTCATAGCTTACAGCTCCACAACCCCCTCCACAAACAGGTAAATATACACATTCCCGGCATTCCAAAAATTTAGTTGGATTTCTTGCCATCTAATCAAAAAAAGTATATCGTATATTCTCTATTTCGCCATTATTATTTAAATCACCTAATTTATGATTAAGGTCACCAACATGTTCCCAACATTTATAAATTTCTCCAAGAGGAGAAATTGTAAAATTATAATCACTATTCAAGCCACAAACATCCATTTGATGACATTGATGAAAACAGTTCTGCTTCACTTTCATCTATTATTTTTTTATTTATACATTCAATGACTTTGAAGTTCATCAATGGTTCTCCACCAAACCAACCTATTGATATTATTTTTTTATTCTTGCTTGTGTTGATTATATAATCTGCTATTTCTTCTGCTTTTTCTATTGTCATTATTTTATTTCTTTTTGTTTCATAACAATATACACAATCAAAATTGCATTGGAAAGTTGGAATTATTGTAAACGTCGCTCGAGAATTATCAAATCGCGCTCTATAATTTCTCATTTTTATTTCTTCATATTCATTATAATCTTTTTCTATAATATATCCATCATATTTTAATTGTTCGAATAATTCCTTATCAACTATATTCCCTTTTAATGTTTCTTTTATTTTTTGAACATTTTCACGGTTTACTTCTGCTATTGCTCCTGTTCTTAAGTTAACTAATACCGGAATTTTATCTATTTCTAAAAAGTAATTGTAATATGATTCTTTATACATTTTTTCCGCCTGCTATAATAAAGATTTAGTTTTTATTTATTAATTGTAATAATTTTAACAAAAAATATATATAATATAAATAACGTTAATGTAAATCTCTCTTTTCTTAAATTTAATAATTTTACTTATTTATTTTATCAAATGATATGTTTTTATTGTTAATTATTTAATTTATATTATACAATATTTGATATATTCTCTTTGAGAATGAGGTTAAGAAAATTCAGGAGTTTTTTGTGTTCATTTACAAATTCTATTTTCCATTCTATATATTTTTACTAATATCTTTCAAATCTAATATTTTGGTTCATATTTTCTGAAAAATAGATATCCTATCATAAATATTGTTGTTACCATTAATAATGGCATTATTATTTTCCACAAACTAATATACATTATAAATTCTATTCCTTTTGAGGATATTAATTTTCTTGTCATTATATATACAAAATTTAATGGATGATATATTTTATTTTGAACTGGCAATAGGAAATAACTATATATTACAAATAATGATATTATTATTGAAAATAAGTTATTCTTTACAATTGTATATATCATCATTCCCAATAATGCAGTAAACAATATTGCTATTTCATAATTTAAATATGCTACTATTGTTAATGACATCCCTTTTGTATCGGGTTTTC
It encodes the following:
- a CDS encoding SPASM domain-containing protein, with product MYGKIYIETLKNILTNGLNVVDFLNVWPCTYNKESDIIIAPNGDLYNCISGIGIEEFKICSYNEFINNPERFLQKYSQMLENHITDKVCEDCKYLPICNGGCRYNVYVNKTKKDCWKVFHDTVYEEILELYYKYKNQVII
- a CDS encoding SPASM domain-containing protein: MARNPTKFLECRECVYLPVCGGGCGAVSYEKHKSYHESGCFKIKGNIEKEVLMYLKSKKMI
- a CDS encoding radical SAM protein → MYKESYYNYFLEIDKIPVLVNLRTGAIAEVNRENVQKIKETLKGNIVDKELFEQLKYDGYIIEKDYNEYEEIKMRNYRARFDNSRATFTIIPTFQCNFDCVYCYETKRNKIMTIEKAEEIADYIINTSKNKKIISIGWFGGEPLMNFKVIECINKKIIDESEAELFSSMSSNGCLWLE